A genomic region of Mesorhizobium sp. NZP2077 contains the following coding sequences:
- a CDS encoding YaiI/YqxD family protein: MPAPAIYVDADACPVKAEVEKVAERLGVVVTYVSNGGLRPSRDPMIRNVVVSKGADAADDWIVENAKTNDIVITADIPLAARAVALGAHVLGPTGRPFTPETIGMAVAMRDLKQHLRETGESKGYNASFAPQDRSRFLGELDRILRRALKSATPS, encoded by the coding sequence ATGCCCGCACCTGCCATCTACGTCGATGCCGACGCCTGCCCCGTCAAGGCCGAGGTCGAAAAAGTCGCCGAGCGTCTTGGCGTCGTCGTCACCTATGTCTCGAACGGCGGCTTGCGGCCATCGCGCGATCCGATGATCCGCAATGTCGTCGTCTCCAAGGGCGCCGACGCCGCCGACGACTGGATTGTTGAGAACGCAAAAACCAACGACATCGTGATCACCGCCGACATTCCGCTTGCCGCCCGCGCGGTGGCGCTCGGCGCGCACGTGCTTGGGCCCACGGGGCGGCCATTCACGCCCGAAACCATCGGCATGGCGGTGGCCATGCGCGACCTCAAGCAGCATCTGCGCGAGACCGGCGAAAGCAAGGGCTACAATGCCAGCTTCGCACCGCAGGACCGTTCGCGGTTCCTCGGCGAACTCGACCGCATCTTGCGGCGCGCACTGAAATCCGCCACACCCAGCTAG
- a CDS encoding cytochrome b/b6 domain-containing protein, which produces MESVARSQSEIGPGVPNSNDETLIYRQSRWTRLTHWIWAISLFFMLLSGLQIFNARPQLYIGKQSGFGYNNTIFEIGAENTNAGPRGYTEIFGHRFDTTGVLGWSGPAGNETARGFPSWATIPSYYDLGTARVVHFFFAWILTTTLIVWLVASLINGHIRRDLAPRLDDLKRLPRDIIDHAKLKFHHTREYNTLQKMAYGGVLFVLLPLMIITGLAMSPSMNSVLPFLNDLLGGRQTARTIHFTVMLLLVGFFIIHILMILAAGPINELRSIITGWYRTDPPAHDDKTTKRSA; this is translated from the coding sequence ATGGAATCGGTTGCCAGAAGCCAATCCGAAATTGGACCGGGCGTTCCCAATTCGAATGACGAAACGCTGATCTACCGGCAGTCGCGCTGGACGCGGCTGACGCATTGGATCTGGGCTATCTCGTTGTTTTTCATGCTGCTTTCCGGCCTGCAGATCTTCAACGCCCGGCCGCAGCTCTATATCGGCAAGCAATCCGGTTTCGGCTACAACAACACGATCTTCGAGATCGGCGCCGAAAACACCAACGCCGGTCCGCGCGGTTACACCGAAATCTTCGGACACCGCTTCGACACGACGGGCGTGCTTGGCTGGTCGGGTCCGGCCGGCAACGAGACGGCGCGCGGTTTTCCGTCCTGGGCGACCATCCCTTCCTACTATGATCTCGGCACCGCCCGCGTCGTGCATTTCTTCTTCGCCTGGATCCTGACGACGACCTTGATCGTCTGGCTGGTCGCCAGCCTGATCAACGGCCATATCAGGCGCGATCTGGCCCCGCGCCTCGATGACCTCAAGCGGCTGCCGCGGGACATTATCGACCACGCCAAGCTGAAGTTCCACCACACACGCGAATACAACACGCTGCAGAAGATGGCTTATGGCGGAGTGCTGTTCGTGCTGTTGCCGCTGATGATCATCACCGGCCTTGCAATGTCGCCCAGCATGAATTCTGTGCTGCCGTTCCTCAACGATCTGCTCGGCGGCCGGCAGACGGCGCGCACCATCCATTTCACCGTCATGCTGTTGCTCGTCGGCTTCTTCATCATCCACATCCTGATGATCCTGGCCGCCGGCCCCATCAACGAACTGCGCTCGATTATCACCGGCTGGTATCGCACCGATCCTCCCGCGCATGACGACAAGACGACCAAGAGGAGTGCATGA
- a CDS encoding molybdopterin-binding protein translates to MAKFEISRRKFLTAASLGASGIMLSGCDAFDSQLSIGSGLRSFLENANGLTHRAQRLLAGRDALAPEFTEADIRQPQRPNGVTAPDDDTYKGLLANNFADWRLEVSGLVEKPLSLTREQLQNMPSRTQITRHDCVEGWSCIAKWTGTPLSLLLDQAVVKPQARYVMFHCLDTIDRSLSGDIKYYGTIDLIDARHPQTILAYGLNGKPLPVENGAPLRVRVERQLGYKMPKYLYKIELVDGFANVGGGRGGYWEDSGYDWYGGI, encoded by the coding sequence ATGGCGAAATTCGAAATCAGCCGCCGGAAATTCCTGACCGCAGCCAGCCTCGGCGCGTCCGGCATCATGCTGTCGGGCTGCGACGCCTTCGACAGCCAGCTCAGCATCGGCAGCGGCCTGCGCAGTTTCCTCGAAAACGCCAATGGCCTGACACATCGCGCGCAACGCCTGCTTGCCGGTCGCGACGCGTTGGCGCCGGAATTCACCGAGGCCGATATCCGCCAGCCGCAGCGGCCGAACGGCGTCACCGCGCCCGACGATGACACCTACAAGGGCCTGCTTGCCAACAATTTTGCCGACTGGCGGCTGGAAGTCTCAGGCCTGGTCGAAAAGCCGCTGTCGCTGACCCGCGAGCAGCTTCAGAACATGCCAAGCCGGACCCAGATAACCCGTCACGACTGCGTCGAAGGCTGGAGCTGCATCGCCAAATGGACCGGCACGCCGCTGTCGCTGCTGCTCGACCAGGCCGTGGTCAAGCCGCAGGCGCGCTACGTCATGTTCCATTGCCTCGACACGATCGACCGCAGCCTGTCCGGCGACATCAAATATTACGGCACGATCGACCTGATCGACGCCCGCCACCCGCAGACGATCCTGGCCTATGGCCTGAACGGCAAGCCGTTGCCGGTCGAAAACGGCGCACCACTACGCGTCCGCGTCGAGCGCCAGCTCGGCTACAAGATGCCAAAGTATCTCTACAAGATCGAACTGGTCGACGGCTTCGCCAATGTCGGCGGTGGTCGCGGCGGCTATTGGGAAGACAGTGGCTATGACTGGTATGGCGGCATCTAG
- a CDS encoding GGDEF domain-containing protein — protein MLDFSSLLLAAALSGTCLAVTMFAIWFTAPRARFVLTVACGILVLVAHVILFWRYTKEPDPLLCQIALALLSLGFLILCISAMQYLGVPDYRRAVVPTLAAMAVCAAVTFVGLDGIGFVVTYTTVTVLLSTIGAMFWVNGSHDRRILLVVSFLSGSCAVSFALCGLVLMAKGQWTLGAAPDNWAERLNSVVAVACMTGLGALTLSLHHLQAQIELKAETMTDPLTGLMNRRGLTSLYGERPFGPFMAVVMFDLDHFKRTNDVYGHPVGDQVLCRFAAVIRKYARTGVDAFRLGGEEFAIVMSRMTEERAHDLASKIGVAFGTDIVATPLGPLRSTVSGGIGFGGADGSSLDEVLAEADAALYAAKRAGRNCVISHKRMGKAEPVKPALRSA, from the coding sequence ATGCTGGATTTCAGTTCGCTCCTGCTCGCAGCCGCGCTGTCGGGTACTTGCCTGGCCGTCACCATGTTCGCGATCTGGTTCACCGCGCCGCGGGCGCGTTTCGTGCTGACGGTGGCGTGCGGCATTCTCGTGCTTGTCGCGCATGTGATCCTGTTCTGGCGCTACACTAAGGAGCCTGATCCGCTGCTTTGCCAGATCGCGCTGGCGCTACTCAGCCTGGGCTTCCTGATCCTCTGCATTTCGGCCATGCAGTATCTCGGCGTACCGGACTACAGGCGCGCGGTCGTGCCGACACTTGCCGCCATGGCTGTCTGCGCGGCGGTGACCTTCGTCGGCCTTGACGGTATCGGCTTCGTGGTCACCTACACGACGGTGACCGTGCTGCTGTCGACGATCGGAGCCATGTTCTGGGTCAATGGCAGCCACGATCGCCGGATCCTGCTGGTGGTTTCGTTCCTGAGCGGCAGCTGTGCTGTGTCGTTCGCCCTTTGCGGCTTGGTACTGATGGCCAAGGGGCAATGGACGCTTGGCGCGGCGCCCGACAACTGGGCCGAACGTCTGAATTCCGTCGTGGCGGTGGCCTGCATGACGGGTCTCGGCGCCTTGACGCTGTCGCTGCACCATCTGCAGGCGCAGATCGAGCTGAAGGCCGAGACGATGACCGATCCACTGACCGGCCTGATGAACCGTCGCGGGTTGACGTCGCTCTATGGCGAGCGGCCCTTCGGTCCCTTCATGGCGGTCGTCATGTTCGACCTCGATCACTTCAAGAGGACGAACGACGTCTACGGTCACCCCGTCGGAGACCAGGTCCTGTGCCGCTTCGCAGCCGTCATCAGGAAATATGCCAGGACGGGCGTCGACGCCTTTCGCCTGGGTGGCGAGGAGTTCGCCATCGTCATGTCGCGGATGACGGAAGAGCGGGCGCATGATCTCGCCAGCAAGATCGGCGTCGCCTTCGGCACCGATATCGTTGCCACCCCGCTCGGTCCGTTGCGCAGCACGGTCAGCGGCGGCATCGGCTTTGGCGGCGCCGACGGCAGCAGCCTCGATGAGGTGCTGGCCGAGGCGGACGCAGCACTCTACGCGGCCAAGCGCGCCGGCCGAAATTGCGTCATCAGTCATAAAAGGATGGGCAAGGCCGAACCGGTCAAGCCGGCCTTGCGCTCAGCATAG
- a CDS encoding DUF1345 domain-containing protein — MAENAVQRHMLFAMSACFGAVVLVVALLLHAPLAYSIGANAFFAAYVILVVSQMPTFTGKYLSKNARSTDLPVLVIFAVTLVVVGVAVVSLFLLINQKDKGNPVGLGFALLSIPLGWFTIHAMAALHYAHVYWMDGDEVDTKTKKKIPVGGLLFPGDKRPEGWDFLYFSAVIGMTAQTADTNISTTHMRCVVLVHSILSFFFNTVIVAAAVNLAVSLGGP, encoded by the coding sequence ATGGCCGAGAATGCCGTGCAACGCCACATGCTGTTCGCAATGTCGGCCTGCTTCGGGGCTGTGGTGCTTGTTGTGGCGTTGCTGCTGCACGCCCCGCTCGCCTATTCGATCGGCGCCAACGCATTTTTCGCCGCTTACGTGATTCTTGTTGTCAGCCAGATGCCGACATTCACCGGCAAATATCTGAGCAAGAACGCGCGCTCCACCGACCTGCCGGTGCTGGTCATCTTCGCGGTGACGCTTGTTGTCGTCGGCGTTGCCGTTGTCTCGTTGTTCCTGCTGATCAATCAGAAAGACAAGGGCAATCCCGTCGGACTCGGCTTCGCGCTGCTGTCGATCCCGCTCGGCTGGTTCACCATCCATGCCATGGCAGCGCTGCATTATGCCCATGTCTACTGGATGGACGGCGACGAGGTCGACACCAAAACCAAGAAGAAAATCCCGGTCGGCGGATTGCTGTTTCCAGGCGACAAGCGGCCGGAAGGCTGGGATTTCCTCTATTTTTCGGCCGTCATCGGCATGACGGCGCAGACCGCCGACACCAACATCTCGACCACGCATATGCGTTGTGTCGTGCTTGTCCATTCGATCCTGTCGTTCTTCTTCAACACGGTCATCGTCGCCGCCGCCGTCAATCTCGCCGTCAGCCTGGGCGGTCCATAA
- the gcvT gene encoding glycine cleavage system aminomethyltransferase GcvT gives MTGDDSKHLPLEDIHAAAGARFGAFAGWSMPLTYPAGVMKEHLHTREHAGLFDISHMKLFEVSGPQAVALLNRACPLDAGALEISQSKLSFFLNEHAGILDDLIVTRLGDIRFMVVANAGNAVADEKHLRALAADFDVKVEPLDRVFLAIQGPEAWAALSRAGIETGSLLFMHGVEPQKNWFMSRSGYTGEDGFEIGLPEAAARDLVTKLLKDERVLWIGLAARDSLRLEAGLCLHGQDITPETDPASAGLMWAIPKEVRATGSFIGADVLRKVAQGPWWKRVGLKPEGRQPVRAGTALFDADGNPAGHVTSGGFGPSAGHPVAMGYVAAARAKPGTRVFADVRGTKIPVDISSLPFTPHRYRKG, from the coding sequence ATGACGGGCGACGACAGCAAACACCTTCCCCTGGAAGATATCCACGCAGCCGCCGGAGCGCGCTTTGGCGCCTTTGCCGGCTGGTCGATGCCGCTGACCTATCCGGCCGGCGTCATGAAGGAACATCTGCACACCCGCGAACACGCTGGCCTCTTCGACATCTCGCATATGAAGCTGTTCGAAGTCAGCGGGCCGCAAGCGGTTGCGCTGCTCAACCGCGCCTGTCCGCTGGACGCTGGCGCGCTCGAAATCTCGCAATCCAAACTGTCCTTCTTCCTCAATGAGCATGCCGGCATCCTCGACGACCTGATCGTCACCCGCCTCGGCGATATCAGGTTCATGGTGGTCGCCAATGCCGGCAACGCCGTCGCCGACGAAAAGCATCTGCGTGCGCTTGCCGCTGATTTCGATGTCAAGGTCGAGCCACTCGACCGCGTTTTCCTGGCGATCCAGGGTCCGGAAGCCTGGGCGGCACTCTCCCGCGCCGGCATCGAGACCGGCTCGCTACTGTTCATGCACGGCGTCGAGCCGCAAAAAAACTGGTTCATGAGCCGGTCGGGCTATACCGGCGAGGACGGTTTCGAGATCGGCCTGCCGGAGGCCGCCGCGCGGGATTTGGTCACGAAGCTACTCAAGGATGAACGCGTGCTCTGGATCGGCCTCGCCGCGCGCGACAGCTTGCGGCTGGAGGCCGGGCTCTGCCTGCATGGCCAGGACATCACACCGGAGACCGACCCGGCCAGCGCCGGCTTGATGTGGGCGATCCCCAAGGAAGTGCGAGCGACCGGTTCTTTCATCGGCGCCGATGTGCTGCGCAAGGTTGCGCAAGGGCCGTGGTGGAAGCGCGTCGGGCTTAAGCCGGAAGGCCGCCAGCCGGTGCGCGCCGGTACTGCCCTGTTCGACGCCGACGGCAATCCCGCCGGCCATGTCACATCGGGTGGCTTTGGTCCCTCGGCCGGCCATCCGGTCGCCATGGGCTATGTCGCCGCAGCGCGGGCAAAGCCCGGCACACGGGTGTTCGCCGATGTGCGCGGCACGAAAATCCCCGTCGATATCAGTTCCCTGCCCTTCACCCCTCATCGCTACCGCAAAGGATGA
- the gfa gene encoding S-(hydroxymethyl)glutathione synthase has product MPEKLHPKIDNGLPKESASFAGGTLVCACTSKPVKVKVKGQIAHNHACGCTKCWKPQGAIFSVVAVAGTGDVTVTENGDKLKVVDPSALIQRHACTGCGVHMHGPVERDHPFKGLSFIHPERFVEDGWSPPGFTAFVSSIIESGVDPKRMDGIRAQLKSIGLEPYDCLNPGLMDYIATWTAKKSGALPA; this is encoded by the coding sequence ATGCCTGAAAAACTGCATCCGAAAATCGACAATGGCCTGCCCAAGGAGAGCGCGAGCTTTGCTGGCGGCACGCTGGTCTGCGCCTGCACCAGCAAGCCGGTCAAGGTGAAGGTCAAGGGGCAGATCGCCCACAACCACGCTTGCGGCTGCACCAAATGCTGGAAGCCGCAAGGCGCCATATTCTCGGTGGTTGCCGTGGCTGGCACCGGCGACGTCACCGTCACCGAGAACGGCGACAAGCTGAAAGTGGTCGACCCGTCAGCGCTCATCCAGCGCCATGCCTGCACCGGTTGCGGCGTCCACATGCACGGTCCGGTCGAGCGCGACCATCCGTTCAAGGGCTTGTCCTTCATCCACCCGGAGCGCTTCGTCGAGGACGGCTGGTCGCCGCCGGGCTTCACCGCCTTCGTCTCGTCGATCATCGAATCCGGTGTTGATCCGAAGCGGATGGACGGCATCCGGGCGCAATTGAAGTCAATCGGGCTGGAACCCTATGACTGCCTCAACCCCGGCCTGATGGATTATATCGCCACCTGGACGGCGAAGAAGTCAGGCGCCTTGCCGGCCTGA
- the gcvP gene encoding aminomethyl-transferring glycine dehydrogenase — MSAALTPFSARHIGPDVSDVRAMLAVIGVPSVETLISQAVPQSIRLDVPLVLPAAASEAEALAELSAIMAGNTVLKSFIGAGYHGVHVPPVIQRNLFENPAWYTAYTPYQAEISQGRLEMLFNFQTLVTELTGLPVASASLLDEATAVAEAVGIALRHHRDKRTKVALAGTPHPQTLDVVRTRAEPLGIEIDGETIDDNTAALLVSWPDTFGVYGDHKAAIDKARATGAIVVFIADPLGLTLTDAPAKLGADIAVGPMQRFGVPMGFGGPHAAYCAVSDRLTRLMPGRLVGQSTDSKGRPGYRLALQTREQHIRRDKATSNICTAQALLANMATAYAIWHGPAGLQAIAARIHALATRLASGLKAAGVSVLGASRFDTVTVEAKGKAASIAAAAEKTGRLLRVLDADHVGISFDETSTDADLDAIAALFGAKAESSADRTIPGKPRGKEFLTQPVFHENKSETDMMRLLRRLADKDLALDRSMIPLGSCTMKLNAAAEMMPVSWPSIANLHPFAPSAHSAGYRAMIGELEGWLSEITGFDAVSLQPNAGSQGEYAGLLAIRAYHRARGEGHRTVCLIPSSAHGTNPASAAMAGMSVVVVRCLEDGNIDMDDMRAKANEHSKNLAALMFTYPSTHGVYEEGARHLCALIHEHGGQVYFDGANLNALVALARPADIGADVCHMNLHKTFCIPHGGGGPGVGPIGVKAHLKPYLPGHVTEGSAHAVSAAPFGSASILPITWMYIRMMGAAGLKQATETAVISANYVATRLAPHFPLLYKGRSGRIAHECILDTRVLKESAGISVDDIAKRLIDYGFHAPTMSFPVAGTLMVEPTESEPKRELDRFCEAMIAIAGEAAKVAKGEWPLADNPLVNAPHTAAEALAGQWTHPYSRLEAAYPAGDADTAAKYWPPVSRIDNVAGDRNLVCSCPPLSDYLGAAE, encoded by the coding sequence ATGAGCGCAGCACTTACCCCTTTCTCGGCCCGCCATATCGGTCCTGATGTCAGCGATGTCAGAGCCATGCTTGCGGTGATCGGCGTTCCCTCGGTCGAGACGTTGATCAGCCAGGCCGTACCGCAATCGATTCGCCTCGACGTGCCGCTGGTCCTGCCCGCGGCGGCCAGCGAAGCCGAAGCACTGGCCGAATTGTCGGCGATCATGGCTGGAAATACCGTGCTGAAGAGCTTCATCGGCGCCGGCTATCACGGCGTCCATGTGCCGCCGGTCATCCAGCGCAATCTGTTCGAGAATCCGGCCTGGTACACAGCCTACACGCCCTATCAGGCCGAGATCAGCCAGGGCCGTCTGGAAATGCTGTTCAACTTCCAGACGCTGGTCACCGAACTGACCGGACTGCCGGTGGCTTCGGCCTCTCTGCTCGATGAGGCAACCGCGGTCGCCGAAGCGGTCGGTATCGCGTTGCGCCACCACCGCGACAAGCGCACCAAGGTAGCGCTTGCCGGCACGCCGCATCCGCAGACGCTGGATGTCGTGCGCACCCGCGCCGAACCGCTCGGCATCGAGATCGACGGCGAAACAATCGACGACAACACGGCCGCTTTGCTCGTTTCCTGGCCCGACACCTTTGGCGTCTATGGCGACCACAAGGCCGCGATCGACAAGGCCCGCGCCACCGGCGCCATCGTCGTCTTCATCGCCGACCCACTTGGCCTGACGCTGACCGATGCCCCGGCGAAACTCGGCGCCGACATCGCCGTCGGTCCGATGCAGCGCTTTGGCGTGCCGATGGGCTTTGGCGGCCCGCATGCCGCCTATTGCGCCGTTTCCGACAGGCTGACGCGCCTCATGCCCGGCCGGCTGGTCGGCCAGTCCACCGACAGCAAGGGGCGTCCCGGCTACCGCCTGGCCTTGCAGACGCGCGAACAGCATATCCGCCGCGACAAGGCTACCTCCAACATCTGCACCGCGCAGGCGCTGCTCGCCAATATGGCCACCGCCTATGCCATCTGGCACGGCCCCGCCGGGCTGCAGGCGATCGCCGCCCGCATCCACGCCCTGGCCACTCGTCTGGCAAGCGGCCTGAAAGCGGCGGGCGTTTCGGTGCTCGGCGCCAGCCGCTTCGACACGGTGACGGTGGAGGCGAAAGGCAAGGCGGCTTCGATCGCGGCTGCTGCCGAAAAGACAGGCCGGCTGTTGCGCGTCCTCGACGCCGACCATGTCGGCATCAGCTTTGACGAGACCTCGACCGACGCCGACCTCGACGCGATCGCGGCCCTGTTCGGCGCCAAGGCCGAGTCTTCAGCCGACCGCACAATACCCGGCAAGCCGCGTGGAAAAGAGTTTCTGACCCAGCCGGTCTTCCATGAGAACAAGTCGGAAACCGACATGATGCGCTTGCTGCGCCGGCTGGCCGACAAGGATCTGGCGCTCGACCGCTCAATGATCCCGCTCGGATCCTGCACCATGAAGCTCAACGCAGCGGCTGAAATGATGCCGGTGAGCTGGCCAAGCATCGCCAACCTGCACCCCTTCGCACCATCGGCGCACTCGGCCGGTTACCGTGCCATGATCGGCGAGCTTGAAGGCTGGCTTTCGGAAATCACCGGCTTCGACGCGGTCAGCCTGCAGCCCAACGCCGGTAGCCAGGGCGAATATGCCGGCCTGCTCGCCATCCGCGCCTATCACCGCGCGCGCGGTGAAGGCCACCGCACCGTCTGCCTGATCCCCTCCTCCGCGCATGGCACCAATCCGGCAAGTGCTGCAATGGCCGGCATGAGCGTTGTCGTCGTGCGCTGCCTGGAGGACGGCAATATCGACATGGACGATATGCGGGCCAAGGCCAACGAGCATTCGAAGAACCTTGCCGCGTTGATGTTCACCTATCCCTCGACGCACGGCGTCTACGAGGAAGGCGCGCGCCACCTCTGCGCCCTCATCCATGAACATGGCGGCCAGGTCTATTTCGACGGCGCCAACCTCAACGCGCTGGTCGCGCTGGCCCGCCCCGCCGATATCGGCGCCGATGTCTGCCACATGAACCTGCACAAGACCTTCTGCATCCCGCATGGCGGCGGCGGCCCCGGCGTCGGCCCGATCGGCGTCAAGGCGCACCTGAAACCCTATCTGCCGGGACATGTCACCGAGGGCTCGGCGCATGCCGTCTCCGCAGCCCCGTTCGGCAGCGCTTCCATCCTGCCTATCACCTGGATGTACATCCGCATGATGGGTGCGGCTGGCCTGAAGCAGGCAACGGAGACCGCCGTCATCTCGGCCAACTATGTGGCGACACGGCTCGCGCCGCACTTCCCGCTGCTCTACAAGGGCCGGAGCGGTCGCATTGCGCATGAATGCATCCTCGACACTCGCGTGCTCAAGGAAAGCGCCGGCATCAGTGTCGATGACATCGCCAAGCGCCTGATCGACTACGGCTTCCACGCGCCGACCATGTCGTTTCCGGTCGCCGGCACGCTGATGGTCGAGCCGACCGAATCCGAACCCAAGCGCGAACTGGATCGCTTCTGCGAGGCGATGATTGCCATCGCCGGCGAGGCAGCCAAGGTGGCGAAGGGCGAGTGGCCTTTGGCCGACAATCCGCTGGTCAACGCACCGCACACCGCCGCCGAGGCGCTGGCCGGCCAATGGACCCACCCCTACTCGCGCCTGGAAGCAGCCTATCCCGCCGGCGACGCCGACACGGCGGCAAAGTACTGGCCGCCCGTGTCGCGCATCGACAATGTTGCCGGCGACCGCAACCTGGTCTGCTCCTGCCCGCCGCTGTCGGACTATCTGGGTGCGGCGGAGTAG
- the gcvH gene encoding glycine cleavage system protein GcvH, protein MATTYFTSDHEWLRVEGGIATVGITDYAQEQLGDLVFVELPEIGKKLSKGDTAVVVESVKAASDVYAPVDGEITEANGTLSSDPSLVNSAATGAGWLWKMKLADESQLAGLMDEAAYKAHIA, encoded by the coding sequence ATGGCAACGACCTATTTCACATCAGATCACGAATGGCTCCGCGTCGAGGGCGGCATCGCCACCGTCGGCATCACCGACTACGCGCAGGAGCAGCTCGGCGATCTCGTTTTCGTCGAGCTGCCCGAGATCGGCAAGAAGCTGAGCAAGGGCGATACGGCCGTCGTGGTCGAATCCGTCAAGGCGGCCTCGGATGTCTATGCGCCGGTCGATGGCGAGATCACCGAAGCCAATGGCACGCTGTCCTCCGACCCGTCGCTGGTCAACTCGGCCGCAACCGGCGCCGGCTGGCTGTGGAAGATGAAGCTTGCAGATGAAAGCCAGCTCGCCGGCCTCATGGATGAGGCCGCCTACAAAGCCCATATCGCCTGA
- a CDS encoding S-(hydroxymethyl)glutathione dehydrogenase/class III alcohol dehydrogenase: MKTRAAVAVAAGKPLEIMEVDLDGPREGEVLVEIKATGICHTDEFTLSGADPEGLFPAILGHEGAGVVVDVGKGVTSVKKGDHVIPLYTPECRQCPSCLSRKTNLCTAIRATQGQGLMPDGSSRFSIGKDNIFHYMGCSTFSNFTVLPEIALAKVNPNAPFDKICYIGCGVTTGIGAVINTAKVEQGATAVVFGLGGIGLNVIQGLKLAGADMIIGVDLNNDKKEWGERFGMTHFVNPKEIDGDIVPHLVNMTKRGADQIGGADYTFDCTGNTKVMRQALEASHRGWGKSVIIGVAGAGQEISTRPFQLVTGRTWMGTAFGGARGRTDVPKIVDWYMDGKIQIDPMITHTLKLEDINKGFDLMHEGKSIRSVVVY; the protein is encoded by the coding sequence ATGAAAACCCGCGCCGCTGTCGCTGTCGCCGCCGGAAAGCCGTTGGAGATCATGGAAGTCGACCTCGACGGTCCGCGCGAGGGCGAGGTGCTCGTCGAGATCAAGGCGACCGGTATCTGCCACACCGACGAGTTCACCCTGTCGGGCGCCGATCCGGAAGGCCTGTTTCCGGCCATCCTCGGCCATGAAGGCGCCGGCGTGGTGGTCGATGTCGGTAAAGGCGTCACCTCGGTCAAGAAGGGCGACCACGTCATCCCGCTCTACACGCCGGAATGCCGGCAGTGCCCGTCCTGCCTGTCCAGGAAGACCAATCTGTGCACGGCGATCCGCGCCACACAGGGCCAGGGCCTGATGCCTGATGGTTCCTCGCGCTTCTCGATCGGCAAGGACAATATCTTCCACTATATGGGCTGCTCGACCTTCTCCAATTTCACCGTGCTGCCCGAGATCGCGCTGGCTAAGGTCAACCCAAACGCCCCCTTCGACAAGATCTGCTACATCGGCTGCGGCGTCACCACCGGCATCGGTGCGGTCATCAACACCGCCAAGGTCGAGCAAGGCGCCACTGCCGTCGTCTTCGGCCTCGGCGGCATCGGCCTCAACGTCATCCAAGGCTTGAAGCTTGCCGGCGCCGACATGATCATCGGCGTTGATCTCAACAACGACAAGAAGGAATGGGGCGAGCGGTTCGGCATGACGCATTTCGTCAATCCGAAGGAGATCGACGGCGACATCGTCCCTCACCTCGTCAACATGACCAAGCGCGGCGCCGACCAGATCGGCGGCGCCGACTACACGTTCGACTGCACCGGCAACACCAAGGTGATGCGCCAGGCGCTGGAGGCTTCGCATCGCGGCTGGGGCAAGTCGGTGATCATCGGCGTTGCGGGTGCTGGCCAGGAGATTTCGACCAGGCCGTTCCAGCTGGTCACCGGGCGCACCTGGATGGGCACCGCCTTCGGCGGCGCGCGCGGCCGCACCGACGTGCCAAAAATCGTCGACTGGTACATGGACGGCAAGATCCAGATCGATCCGATGATCACCCACACGCTGAAGCTCGAGGACATCAACAAGGGGTTCGACCTCATGCATGAGGGCAAGTCGATCCGAAGCGTCGTCGTCTATTGA